The Panicum hallii strain FIL2 chromosome 9, PHallii_v3.1, whole genome shotgun sequence genome has a window encoding:
- the LOC112878054 gene encoding LOW QUALITY PROTEIN: 1-aminocyclopropane-1-carboxylate oxidase homolog 1-like (The sequence of the model RefSeq protein was modified relative to this genomic sequence to represent the inferred CDS: inserted 2 bases in 2 codons): MEDSDSDDRLSQLKAFDDTKAGVKGLVDAGVATVPPIFRHPPDPHAASATTTIPVVDLGRPDLGLLRAAAETVGFFQVVNHGVPAELLAETLAAVRRFNEEPAEARRPYYTRDPARRVSYHSNFDLFQSPAASWRDTLFLEMPAPPEEMPPPCRAVVPEYTRQLRRLGARLLELLSEALGLHAGYLERDAGCLDGMVLACHYYPPCPEPHLTMGTTRHSDPSFLTVLLQDGVGGLQVLHGGRWADVPPLPGVLVVNVGDLLQLISNDRFKSVEHRVVAMTPGAAATARVSVACFFRTTGAAASTRAXRYRSVTVAEFLGHYKDKXLDGRSALGRFRLLLSSSSSGPISCKQTN; this comes from the exons ATGGAGGACTCGGACTCCGACGACCGCCTCAGCCAGCTCAAGGCCTTCGACGACACCAAGGCCGGCGTCAAGGGCCTCGTCGACGCGGGCGTCGCCACCGTCCCGCCCATCTTCCGCCACCCGCCCGACCCCcacgccgcctccgccaccaccacaaTCCCGGTCGTCGACCTCGGCCGCCCTGACCTGGGCCTGCTCAGGGCGGCCGCCGAGACCGTCGGCTTCTTCCAGGTCGTCAACCACGGCGTGCCCGCCGAGCTCCTCGCCGAGACGCTGGCGGCAGTGAGGCGCTTCAACGAGGAGCCCGCGGAGGCCAGGAGGCCCTACTATACCAGGGACCCGGCGAGGCGCGTCAGCTACCACAGCAACTTCGACCTCTTCCAGTCGCCGGCGGCCAGCTGGCGCGACACGCTCTTCCTGGAGATGCCCGCGCCGCCGGAGGAGatgccgccgccgtgcagagccGTCGTGCCGGAGTACACCAGGCAGCTGCGGAGGCTGGGCGCCCGCCTGCTGGAGCTGCTGTCGGAGGCCCTGGGCCTCCACGCGGGCTACCTGGAGCGCGACGCCGGCTGCCTGGACGGGATGGTGCTCGCCTGCCACTACTACCCGCCGTGCCCGGAGCCGCACCTGACGATGGGCACCACCAGGCACTCGGACCCCAGCTTCCTGACGGTGCTCCTGCAGGACGGCGTGGGCGGCCTGCAGGTGCTCCACGGCGGCCGCTGGGCGGATGTGCCGCCGCTGCCCGGCGTGCTCGTCGTCAACGTCGGCGACCTGCTCCAGCTCATCTCCAACGACAGGTTCAAGAGCGTGGAGCACCGGGTGGTGGCCATGaccccgggcgccgccgccaccgcgcggGTCTCGGTGGCCTGCTTCTTCAGGACGACCGGCGCCGCGGCGTCCACCAGGG TACGGTACCGGAGCGTCACGGTGGCGGAGTTCCTCGGCCACTACAAGGACA GCCTCGACGGCCGATCGGCGCTGGGCCGCTTCAGGCTGCTGctctcatcatcatcttcaggCCCAATTAGTTGCAAGCAAACAAATTAA